From the Manis pentadactyla isolate mManPen7 chromosome 7, mManPen7.hap1, whole genome shotgun sequence genome, one window contains:
- the LOC118932618 gene encoding olfactory receptor 2F1-like, whose product MGRENQTWVSEFMLLGLSSCWETQASLFILFLAMYLMTLLGNSLIILLTRLDSRLHTPMYFFLSVLSFVDICYTNSTVPQMLVHFLSAQKSIPFHSCVCQLYVSLALGSSEFFLLGAMAYDRYVAVCHPLHYTVIMHGGRCLGLAAGCLVAGFTNSLMQTTTIFQLPFCRHVISHFACEMLAVLRLTCVDIFFNKVMVAISGFLVIMLPCFLVVFSYGRIVAAILHIRSAQGRRKAFGTCASHLAVVSMCFGTAIFTYMRPTAGPSTEQEKMEKMVALFYAVVAPMLNPLIYSLRNKEVASALRRVLRKFNEKR is encoded by the coding sequence ATGGGCAGGGAAAACCAGACATGGGTGAGTGAGTTCATGCTGCTGGGGCTGTCCAGCTGCTGGGAGACGCAGGCCTCCCTCTTCATCCTCTTCCTGGCCATGTATCTGATGACTCTGCTGGGGAACTCCCTCATCATCCTCCTTACCAGACTGGACAGCAGGCTCCATAcgcccatgtactttttcctcagtGTCCTGTCCTTTGTGGACATCTGTTATACCAACAGCACTGTCCCTCAGATGCTTGTTCACTTCCTGTCAGCCCAGAAGTCCATCCCATTCCACAGCTGCGTGTGCCAGCTCTACGTGTCCCTGGCTTTGGGCAGCTCGGAGTTCTTCCTGCTGGGagccatggcctatgaccgctacgtggcgGTGTGCCACCCGCTTCACTACACGGTCATCATGCATGGAGGGCGCTGCCTGGGGCTGGCTGCCGGCTGCTTGGTGGCTGGTTTCACGAATTCACTGATGCAGACAACTACCATCTTTCAGCTACCGTTTTGCCGTCATGTTATTAGTCACTTTGCCTGTGAGATGCTGGCTGTGCTGAGGCTGACCTGTGTGGACATCTTCTTCAACAAGGTCATGGTGGCCATCTCAGGATTTCTGGTCATCATGCTTCCCTGTTTTCTGGTCGTATTTTCCTATGGTCGTATAGTCGCTGCCATCCTGCACATTCGCTCTGCGCAGGGACGCCGCAAAGCCTTTGGGACCTGTGCCTCCCACCTCGCTGTGGTTTCTATGTGCTTCGGAACAGCCATCTTCACGTACATGAGGCCCACGGCCGGCCCCTCAACAGAACAGGAGAAGATGGAGAAGATGGTTGCTCTGTTCTACGCTGTGGTggcccccatgctgaaccccttaaTCTACAGCTTGAGGAACAAGGAGGTGGCGAGTGCCCTAAGGAGAGTGCTgagaaaatttaatgaaaaaaggTAA